The Pseudodesulfovibrio cashew genomic sequence ACTTAATTATAATGGCGCCTTGAGCGCTCGTTTTGTGGTTGCCCTGCTGGCGCTCTTCGCCCTTGCCTTCCTGGCCGTTCCGGCCATGGCGGAAGACGAAGAGGGGATCATGGAGGTCAAGCTCTCCAAGGAGCCTGCCGCCCTGGACAAAACCGTGGAAGGGAGTCTCGACTATCTTTTCGAGGTTTTGGAAAATCCCTCCGCCTCCTTTGACGCAGCCAGGCTCGATCCCATGCTCGACCTGGTGGCCAACGGCCAGGAGGACCCCAAGGACATCAAGCCCGCCCGCCGCTTCGGTGGTAACGGCATTCTGCTGAGGCGCGAAGTCTCCTCCGACCTGGAGACGATCATGCGCTACTTCTACAACAAGGATATCCCCAACTTCCTGCTCTGCCCGGCGGTGCTCCGGCTCTCCGGCTGGCACAAGGGCAGCGAGTTCCTGGAGCGCAAGACCCCCCTGTGGGACGAACTTGGCAATCTGGACAAGCCGGTCCTGACCCGCGGCAGCGAGTTCGAGGTCTGCACCCCGGACTCCTTTGGCGAGGCCTACTTCCGCTATGACCTGAACCGGCTGATCGTGCTGCTCAAGTACCAGGGCCGCAACGTGCTCATCTCCATCTCGGAGCAGGCTGACAAGTCCGACGTGGGCCGCAAGGGCGCCATCCTTGATGACAGCCAGTGGGATTATTTCTATTCCGGCATTGAAGGCCTCAACAAGGGTATGATCGGCTGGATGGACACCTACATGTACAAGTCTGCGTCCGTGCTCATCTTCGTGGAGCAGGACAAGGAGGCCAAGCAGTCCACCACCTTCCTGTTCAAGTGGCTCAAGGCCGGCTGGGCGGGCATGAACGTGGTCAAGCGCACGCACATCTACGACGGCACCCTGCGCTACGCCCGGAGCCTGATCAAGGTCCTGGAGAGCCCGGACCTGACCCCCGTCGAGATGACCGAGGGCATGCAGAGCGTGGCCCGGTTGAGCAAGCCCGAAATCGACTCGCTTATCGACCGGTACGCCAAGAACTTCGAGGCGCGCTTCAAGGACGACCCCAAGCTCAAGAAGAAGGAATACGCCAAGGTCATCGCGGACGGCGGCTATGCCGGCGTTCTGGATGCCGATGCGCGCAAGTCCGTGGTCTACCTGCAGAAGCTCAAGTCCATGCTCGGCATGGAGACCCTCATCGACGTCAGCGCCTCGCCGCTGGCAAAAAAGGGCGACGAGGCGGCAGTCGGTTCGGACAGCTAGCCAACCCGCGCGAACATCGTTATGCTGACGGCGCACCGCATATTGCGGTGCGCCGTTTCTTTTTTGCGCGGGAGGCGTTCATGAAGACCAGTGAAAGCGATGCCAAGTTCAAGTTCTGTCCGCTGCTCAAGACCAGCGACGACAAGATGAAGATGTGTCAGGGCTCCATGTGCATGATGTGGCGCTGGGTGCCGGACGAAAAGGGCGGCGACACCGAGGAGGGCTATTGCGGCCTGGCCGGAACGCCCTGCGCTTCCCTCAGCTGACCCGGCTTGCCCGGCCTGCCGGTTCGTGGCACAAGTGAGTCATGCCGAAGCCGTTTCATTTCAAGCTCGAAAGGGTCCTGGACTACCGCACCCAGCTGGAGGATCAGGCCAAGTCCGAACTCGCCCGCGCCCAGCACGCCTTTGACGAGCAGGCTGCCGTGGTCGACGATCTGCTGTCGCGTCAGGCCGCCCATCTGGCCAGCGAGGCGGAATCGCGCAAGTCGGCCAACGACATGTGGCTGTGGCGGCAGTACAAAGAGGCCCTGGAACGGGACGTGGCGGATGCCCGGTATCGCCTGAGTGAGTTGGAACTCAAATTGCATGATAGCCGCGAGAAGGCGGTGGCACGTTCCAGGGATCGTAAACTCCTGGAGAAGCTCAGGGAAACCCAAGCCAGGAAGCATCATGAAGAAGAAAGCGCCAGAGAAGAGAAGGAAAACGATGAAATGGCAACGCTCCGCCACCAATCTCAAGATTTCTAGGGTCCTGGCCAGTCTTGTTTTTCTGGCCCTTTTGAAGCTCGCCGTGTTCGGCATGCTCAGCGTCGATTCCGTGACGCTCAAGGTCATGGAGACCGTCATGCCCGACGACGTGGCCGTGGCCGCCGAAACCGGGACCCAGTCCACCACGCCCATCGCGGACAAGGCCGATTCCGAGGCGAATCGGGCCACAGCACGGGAAACCGAGGCGGACAAGCAGGCCGAAGCCGTGCGCACCGAGCAGGACATGCCCTCCGAATGGAAGGCGCTCAAGCGCAAGGAAGAGGAGCTGGCCGTCAAGGAGCGCACCCTGCGCGAGATGGAGGCCTCCATCAAGGCGGAAGCCCTGCGCGTTGAGAAGATGCACGCCGAGATGCGCCAGATGCTAGACGAGGCCAAGGAAATCAAGGACAAGCGCGTCAAGCAGTTGGTGGACATGATCTCCAACACCAAGGCCAAGAAGGCCGCCGAGATTCTCCAGACCATGGAGACCGAGCTGGCCGTCAAGGTTTTGTCAGGCATGCGCGGACGCCAGGCGGGCGAGATCCTCACCTTTGTTGAGGCCAAGAAGGCCGCCGAACTCTCCGAGCGTCTGACCAAGCTCCAGATTCCCTTCATGGACGGCAACCAGTAGTCGTTCACCCACGAAAGTAAAAAGGCCGTCCACCCGGACGGCCTTTTTTTTATGAATTTTCATCTCGAGCCGCCTCCGCGAAGCGGCACCAGAAAAAATGAATTGGTCTAGAAGCCGTGCTCGCGCAGATAGTCCATGGTGATGCCCTTGGCGGGCGTAGCGGGGTCGTCCTGGGCGGTCCAGGGCGCGACCATGCGTTCGACGTACTTGCCGATGACATCGGTCTCCATGTTCACCTTGCGGCCCGGGGTCCAGCCGGAGATGGTGGTGGCCTTCTGGGTCTCGGGGATGATGTTCACCTCGAGCCAGTCCGGTCCGCAGTCGTTGACGGTCAGGGAGATGCCGTCCAGGGCCACCGAGCCCTTGGGGATGACGTATTTGCCGTGGGCTGCGGGGAAAGTGAGGCGGTAGATGTTGGACTCGCCCGCGGGGCGGACCTCCGCCACCTCGGCCAGTGTGTCCACGTGTCCGGCCACGATGTGTCCGCCGAAACGGTCGCCCATGGCCATGGCCCGCTCCAGGTTGGCCTTGGAGCCCACCTTGAGATCGCCGAGAGAGGTGACGGACATGGTCTCGCGGCTGGCGTAGGCGGTAAACCATTTCTCGCCGAAAATTTCCACGGTCAGGCACGTGCCGTTGACGGCGATGGATTCGCCCAGTTCGATATCCGGGAGATCGAAGAGCGGTTCGATGCGCAGGCGTGTTTCCGCGCCCCGCCTTTCGACCGACGTGATTCGGCCCAAGCCCATGACCAGTCCTGTGAACATGATGATTCCTCGTTTGGTGCGTCGTTGCCCGACGTTGTAGCAGGGTGCGCTACGGGTGTAAATCGCGCCCCTATAGCGGGCGCATGGTCAGCAGCATGTCCGGTCCGGTGCGCTCGCTCTTGATGATGCGGAAGTCCATGGTGTCTTCCATGGTGACGTCCTGGCGGCCGAAGTAGGAGGACGGTGCCTGGTTGTCGCCGAGGATGCGCGGGCAGACGAAGTGGATCAGCTCGTCGGCCAGGCCGTGGGCCACGCACTGGAGAGCGAAGCGGCCGCCTCCTTCGATCAGGGTGGTGTAGCAGCCCAGGGAGTAGCGCAGCCGCTCGAAGCCCACGGACAGGTTGAAGCAGCGGGGACCGCCCGGCAGGGGCCAGACGCTGGTGCCACGCTGGCGCAGCTCGTCGGCCAGGGTGGTGGAAGCGGCGGCTTCGGTGGTCCACAGGATCACTTGTTCAGGTCTATCGCGCAGCAGGGTGTAGGCATCCGGATTGTCCGGCAGCCGCGAGGTGACGACCACGGCATAGGGCTGGCGAAAATCCGGGTCGAGCCCCGGAGCCCGGCAGGTAAGGCTGGGGTTGTCGGCGCGCAGGGTGCCGCCGCCCACTACCACGGCGTCCACGCGGGCGCGCAGTTCGTGCACGCGGGCAAAGGATTCCGGGCTGGAGACGGGTTCGGGCCTGAGGTAGCGGGAGGCGATCTTGCCATCCAGGGTGGCGGCCATCTTGATGATATTGAATGTGGAGTGGGAACTCTGCCAGAGCAGGAAATCCGCGATGAGATCCCGGCACTCCTCTTCGAGCACGCCGGTGATGACCTTGATGCCGTGCTCCTCGAGTTTTTCCACGCCACCGGCGGCCACGGGGTTGGGGTCGCGCGTGCCCACCACCACCTTGGCCACCCCGGCCTCGATCAGGGCCTCGGTGCAGGGCGGGGTCTTGCCGTGGTGGTTGCACGGCTCCAGGGTCACGTACATGGTCATGCCGCGCGGGTCCACGCCCTTGCTCCGGGCGTCGGCCAGGCACTCACGCTCGGCGTGCAGCGCGCCGTACCGGGTGTGGTAGCCCTCGGCCACGATGGTCCCGTCCCCTTCGGAGGTGTCCACAAGCACGGCCCCGACAGTGGGGTTGGGCGCGGTCGGGCCCTTGCCCTGTTCGGCCAGTTTGATGGCCCGGGCCATGAAGCCCTGGTCCCTAGAGAAATTTGCCCGGCATGAAAACATGGTTCACTCCGGCTTCGTCGAGCATCTGCTCGGACAGCTCGTCAGGGTAGTTCTCGGCGTAGTAGATGTTTTTCACTTCGCAGTTGATGAGCATCTTGGTGCACAGGATGCAGGGCTTGGTGGTGCAGTATATGTCGCAGCCGGTCAGGTCCAGGGAGTGGGTGGCCGCCTGGATGATCACGTTCTGCTCGGCGTGCAGCCCCCGGCAGAGTTCGTGCCGCTCGCCGGAGGGGATGCCCATCTGGTCGCGGAGGCAGCCCACGTCCTCGCAATGGGCTATATTGGTGGGCACGCCGTTGTAGCCGGTGGCCAGG encodes the following:
- a CDS encoding riboflavin synthase, whose product is MFTGLVMGLGRITSVERRGAETRLRIEPLFDLPDIELGESIAVNGTCLTVEIFGEKWFTAYASRETMSVTSLGDLKVGSKANLERAMAMGDRFGGHIVAGHVDTLAEVAEVRPAGESNIYRLTFPAAHGKYVIPKGSVALDGISLTVNDCGPDWLEVNIIPETQKATTISGWTPGRKVNMETDVIGKYVERMVAPWTAQDDPATPAKGITMDYLREHGF
- the fliJ gene encoding flagellar export protein FliJ — protein: MPKPFHFKLERVLDYRTQLEDQAKSELARAQHAFDEQAAVVDDLLSRQAAHLASEAESRKSANDMWLWRQYKEALERDVADARYRLSELELKLHDSREKAVARSRDRKLLEKLRETQARKHHEEESAREEKENDEMATLRHQSQDF
- the ribD gene encoding bifunctional diaminohydroxyphosphoribosylaminopyrimidine deaminase/5-amino-6-(5-phosphoribosylamino)uracil reductase RibD, coding for MFSCRANFSRDQGFMARAIKLAEQGKGPTAPNPTVGAVLVDTSEGDGTIVAEGYHTRYGALHAERECLADARSKGVDPRGMTMYVTLEPCNHHGKTPPCTEALIEAGVAKVVVGTRDPNPVAAGGVEKLEEHGIKVITGVLEEECRDLIADFLLWQSSHSTFNIIKMAATLDGKIASRYLRPEPVSSPESFARVHELRARVDAVVVGGGTLRADNPSLTCRAPGLDPDFRQPYAVVVTSRLPDNPDAYTLLRDRPEQVILWTTEAAASTTLADELRQRGTSVWPLPGGPRCFNLSVGFERLRYSLGCYTTLIEGGGRFALQCVAHGLADELIHFVCPRILGDNQAPSSYFGRQDVTMEDTMDFRIIKSERTGPDMLLTMRPL
- a CDS encoding deoxycytidylate deaminase; the protein is MSDRLPWPEYFMRIAHLVAQRSTCTRRAVGAIAVRGKRILATGYNGVPTNIAHCEDVGCLRDQMGIPSGERHELCRGLHAEQNVIIQAATHSLDLTGCDIYCTTKPCILCTKMLINCEVKNIYYAENYPDELSEQMLDEAGVNHVFMPGKFL
- a CDS encoding MotE family protein; amino-acid sequence: MKWQRSATNLKISRVLASLVFLALLKLAVFGMLSVDSVTLKVMETVMPDDVAVAAETGTQSTTPIADKADSEANRATARETEADKQAEAVRTEQDMPSEWKALKRKEEELAVKERTLREMEASIKAEALRVEKMHAEMRQMLDEAKEIKDKRVKQLVDMISNTKAKKAAEILQTMETELAVKVLSGMRGRQAGEILTFVEAKKAAELSERLTKLQIPFMDGNQ